In a single window of the Melioribacteraceae bacterium genome:
- the glnA gene encoding type I glutamate--ammonia ligase: MAHNIQSINSLIKKNKIEFIDLKAIDLPGRLHHITLPVHEKIMEKLVHEGVGFDGSSYGFRKVENSDMILIPDLDTAVIDLFRDAPTLSFYANIVLTDEKRSRFSQDGRFLAQQAEKLLKEITGCDKSWWGPEFEFYIFSKVEYDTRTSTSYYQIEHAEEFYKKAYHAANPFDIYDDFRDEACKLLSKYGIKVKYHHHEVGERGQQEIETYFSDLLSTADNIVTAKYILFNFARQRDLFITFMPKPMYQQAGNGMHLHLYLTKKGKNAFYKKGEYGNMNQLGRYFIGGMLKHAPALSAFTNPSTNSYKRLVPGFEAPVALTYGMGNRASAIRIPKYVNNEDETRFEYRPPDATANPYLCLTAMLLAGIDGVVNKIDPIAEGFGPIDKNFLEDDEIRSKIKMLPRNLEEAIDALNADNEFLKRGNIFTEELLDQWIKIKNEEIHSIGTMPHPFEFKMYFTL; this comes from the coding sequence ATGGCACACAATATTCAGAGTATTAATTCATTAATTAAAAAAAACAAAATTGAGTTTATTGATTTAAAGGCGATAGACCTCCCCGGGAGGCTACATCATATCACTCTGCCGGTTCATGAAAAGATAATGGAAAAATTAGTTCATGAAGGAGTGGGGTTTGATGGTTCCAGTTACGGATTCCGTAAAGTTGAAAACAGTGATATGATTCTCATCCCTGATCTTGATACCGCAGTAATTGATTTATTTAGAGATGCTCCTACGCTTAGTTTTTATGCAAACATTGTTTTAACAGATGAGAAACGTTCCCGCTTTTCTCAGGATGGCAGATTTTTAGCACAGCAGGCTGAAAAGTTGTTAAAGGAAATTACCGGTTGCGATAAATCGTGGTGGGGACCGGAATTCGAATTTTATATTTTTTCAAAAGTTGAATATGATACAAGGACTTCAACTTCCTATTACCAAATTGAACATGCCGAGGAATTTTATAAGAAGGCGTATCATGCCGCAAATCCATTCGATATCTATGATGATTTTAGAGATGAAGCGTGCAAGCTGCTTTCTAAATATGGAATTAAAGTTAAGTATCACCATCATGAAGTAGGTGAAAGAGGCCAGCAGGAAATTGAAACTTATTTTTCCGACCTATTATCCACCGCGGATAATATTGTTACTGCTAAATATATATTGTTCAACTTTGCCCGGCAGAGAGATTTATTCATTACATTTATGCCTAAACCAATGTACCAGCAGGCGGGTAATGGAATGCATCTTCATCTTTATTTAACAAAAAAAGGGAAGAATGCTTTCTATAAAAAGGGTGAATATGGAAATATGAATCAGCTTGGAAGATATTTTATTGGCGGTATGCTGAAACACGCACCAGCACTTTCGGCATTCACTAATCCTTCAACTAATTCATATAAAAGGTTGGTCCCCGGTTTTGAGGCTCCAGTAGCACTCACGTATGGAATGGGAAATAGAGCTTCAGCAATACGAATACCCAAATATGTGAACAATGAAGATGAGACAAGATTTGAATATAGACCACCGGATGCGACAGCGAATCCATATTTATGTTTAACCGCAATGCTTTTAGCGGGGATTGACGGAGTTGTTAATAAGATCGATCCAATAGCTGAAGGTTTTGGGCCTATTGATAAAAACTTTTTGGAAGATGATGAAATACGGAGCAAAATAAAAATGCTTCCTAGAAATCTAGAGGAGGCAATTGACGCATTAAACGCCGATAATGAGTTCTTGAAACGAGGAAATATTTTTACTGAAGAATTGCTTGATCAGTGGATAAAAATTAAAAATGAGGAAATTCATTCAATTGGTACTATGCCGCATCCGTTCGAATTCAAAATGTATTTTACACTATGA
- a CDS encoding tetratricopeptide repeat-containing sensor histidine kinase, whose amino-acid sequence MNKKLNMHKILLVVILLFSGAFNDVILPYVNLKKIDSLLTKLNTANPRENLKTYIELLGINNRVQPAKSIEYGNKALGLARKLNDLKAEGDIYYLIGLSFHSQSDYNTALKYYDSSYAIRKKINDNVGIGEYLNRYAMICEVRGEYEKATEICLQAINILEKENDPKALARAYNSLGIIYYITGDIEKAKEQSYKALSFSELVKDDMIHATSHEHLGIIYIKLKDYDKALYHVESTIELRKKANDRIGLGGAYGNLGLIYRDLKRFDESLKYFNESLIIRKELNSKRSIAASLAGIGITYYEMGEYEKSLSHLLQAYEIRKASNDKRGIVASSNRLANTYFKMNDFKNAYQYLKIAKNENDSLMNEQKLKTIAELQEKYEREKRDQKILLLQKENTIQTYFRNSLLIITLMLTVIVAFVVRAYRSKRKTNDILIENNSKITMQKEALQLLNEQLKETNAAKDKFFSIIAHDLKSPYQGLLGYSQLLSTEYATLTEAEKISFIGNIEQLSNSTYKLLENLLEWARLQTGKMNFIPEKFDLLLELYPTFSLLKQTSQNKKIEFTYSIDKNVSVFADVNMVSSIVRNLVANSIKFTNQGGKVTLNSSIKGDYVEIAVKDTGVGIKPEKLETLFKIDKSTSTDGTANEKGTGLGLLLCKEMIERHGGKIWVKSRVNEGSTFFFTLPLSDM is encoded by the coding sequence ATGAATAAAAAATTGAACATGCACAAAATCTTACTTGTCGTTATTCTATTGTTTTCCGGTGCATTCAATGATGTAATACTTCCTTATGTAAATCTTAAAAAGATAGATTCACTTCTTACTAAATTAAATACAGCTAATCCGCGGGAAAATCTAAAAACCTATATCGAACTACTCGGCATCAACAACCGGGTTCAACCAGCTAAATCAATTGAATATGGGAATAAAGCACTTGGGCTTGCGAGAAAATTAAATGATTTAAAAGCTGAAGGGGATATTTATTATTTAATTGGACTGAGCTTTCATTCCCAGAGCGATTATAACACAGCACTAAAATATTATGATTCCTCATACGCGATTCGTAAAAAGATTAATGATAATGTTGGCATTGGAGAATACTTAAATAGATACGCAATGATTTGTGAAGTGAGGGGAGAATATGAGAAAGCCACCGAGATTTGCTTGCAAGCCATTAATATCCTTGAAAAGGAAAATGACCCTAAAGCATTAGCCAGGGCTTATAATAGTCTTGGCATAATTTATTATATAACCGGAGATATAGAAAAAGCTAAAGAGCAGTCATATAAAGCTTTGAGCTTTAGTGAACTTGTCAAAGATGATATGATTCACGCTACTTCACATGAACATCTCGGGATTATTTACATCAAGCTAAAAGATTACGATAAAGCCCTCTATCATGTGGAAAGTACTATTGAACTTAGAAAAAAAGCTAATGACCGAATTGGATTAGGGGGAGCATATGGAAATTTGGGACTTATCTACAGGGATTTAAAAAGATTTGATGAATCGCTGAAATATTTTAATGAATCTCTTATTATAAGAAAGGAACTAAACAGCAAGAGGAGCATCGCCGCGTCTCTTGCGGGTATTGGAATAACATATTATGAGATGGGTGAGTATGAAAAAAGTCTGAGCCATCTTCTCCAGGCTTATGAAATTAGGAAAGCGTCAAACGATAAAAGGGGAATTGTGGCATCTTCTAACAGGCTGGCAAATACCTATTTTAAAATGAATGATTTCAAAAACGCATATCAATATTTAAAGATTGCGAAGAATGAAAACGACTCATTGATGAATGAACAAAAGTTAAAAACAATAGCCGAACTTCAGGAAAAATATGAAAGAGAGAAAAGGGATCAGAAAATTTTATTGCTGCAAAAAGAGAATACAATACAAACCTATTTTAGAAATTCTTTATTGATAATAACTTTGATGCTCACAGTAATAGTTGCTTTTGTTGTAAGAGCATATAGATCCAAAAGAAAAACTAATGATATACTGATTGAAAATAATAGTAAGATTACGATGCAAAAGGAAGCACTTCAGCTATTGAACGAACAACTCAAAGAAACCAACGCAGCTAAAGATAAATTCTTCTCAATAATTGCGCATGATTTAAAGAGTCCTTATCAAGGTTTGCTGGGATATTCGCAACTGCTATCAACTGAATATGCAACATTGACTGAAGCGGAAAAAATATCGTTTATTGGAAATATTGAGCAGTTAAGCAATAGCACATACAAGTTATTAGAAAATCTGCTTGAATGGGCTAGGCTGCAAACGGGCAAAATGAATTTTATACCAGAAAAATTTGACTTACTGCTTGAACTTTATCCCACTTTCTCATTATTGAAACAGACATCCCAAAATAAAAAAATAGAGTTTACATACTCAATTGATAAAAATGTATCTGTATTCGCCGATGTGAATATGGTTTCTTCAATTGTAAGAAACCTTGTTGCCAATTCAATTAAGTTTACCAATCAAGGGGGAAAGGTAACTCTAAATTCATCGATAAAAGGGGATTACGTTGAAATAGCAGTGAAAGATACTGGCGTTGGCATCAAACCGGAAAAACTTGAAACACTATTCAAAATTGATAAGAGTACAAGCACTGATGGAACTGCAAATGAAAAGGGAACAGGGCTTGGATTACTTCTATGCAAAGAAATGATCGAAAGACATGGAGGTAAAATTTGGGTTAAAAGCCGAGTTAATGAAGGAAGTACTTTCTTTTTTACATTACCACTTTCTGACATGTAA
- a CDS encoding response regulator transcription factor produces MPQEIDKLTAIIVDDELHGRENLKMIIDKYCHEVNVLGIANSVVDGKNQVKLHHPDVVFLDINMPVLDGFDFLDDFDERDFMVVFVSAYEEYGIKALKAGAVDYILKPVNIKELKLTVKKLLSIKNKIGVPAQINETNKLVIPSAHGFNVFIIDEIIRLEAEGCYTKVISQNGKSVIVSRILKDFEEILPQNKFFRIHKSHIVNLSLIKDYSKLSGGQVTMTDGSKVEISRRRTNEFIAKIKSVLKSV; encoded by the coding sequence TTGCCTCAAGAAATTGATAAGCTTACAGCAATAATTGTGGATGATGAGCTTCATGGAAGAGAAAATCTCAAGATGATAATTGATAAATATTGTCATGAGGTTAATGTTCTCGGTATAGCCAACTCAGTAGTTGATGGAAAGAATCAGGTAAAGCTGCATCACCCCGATGTAGTATTCCTTGATATCAATATGCCCGTTCTTGATGGTTTTGATTTTCTGGATGATTTTGATGAACGGGATTTTATGGTAGTCTTTGTTAGCGCCTATGAAGAGTATGGAATCAAAGCTCTAAAAGCCGGCGCAGTGGATTATATTCTGAAACCGGTAAATATCAAAGAACTGAAACTAACCGTAAAAAAACTATTATCAATAAAAAATAAAATCGGCGTGCCGGCGCAGATTAATGAAACCAATAAACTTGTAATCCCTTCGGCTCACGGTTTTAATGTTTTTATTATTGATGAGATAATCAGACTTGAAGCCGAGGGGTGCTATACTAAAGTTATAAGTCAAAATGGAAAGAGTGTAATTGTATCAAGAATACTTAAAGACTTTGAAGAAATTCTTCCCCAAAATAAATTCTTCAGAATTCATAAATCGCACATAGTTAATTTGAGCCTAATAAAAGATTATTCAAAACTGAGCGGCGGTCAGGTTACAATGACCGACGGTAGCAAGGTTGAAATATCACGCAGAAGGACAAATGAGTTTATCGCAAAAATTAAATCAGTGTTAAAATCTGTTTAA
- a CDS encoding histidine kinase translates to MRSFIYSLIIIFILTYQLVYSQTPPYYHYTPSVGLASSTVYDIIQDSNGFIWIATLNGLNRFDGSRFLTYQKTDGLNSNSITSLMEGNNGELYIGNYESGINVLYKGRIESYRTKVKDAEFRTTYLTDTKEHIYAYGPFTNIVKIAKKGIAKTDDFFNPRTQAANPNLNRIIKTGEEQLLLLTSKGLFGFDGSTISKYNIPGLEEKNLNCGAADKDGNILIGTEGAIYRINDKKVIATYSINLFSENNVSNLIVDSRGGIWFSISGKGFYTIPAGSDEIINIGSKLDLKTTQITKFIEDNEGNIWIATFGKGVYCLTNIYLLNYSEDDGLVNNYVNSVLKVSSGRLLIGTINGISILENGSINQLLYNSGRAINGYINNLIKKDNNIYVSLTSNESESIEVFYKDLKLQISRLQSICETSNGLFLFGGIGNNIVVQKEFKNNKYPEWNYLFDLKAQLNRINIIKEDSKKNIWVGTGLGLCRITDWIGKEIGGWKKTYYINDPVLGAKINSVYEDNEGNVWFAGLNGVARYNSIDNSIKHFINFSGHDLTSSNSIAMDKRGRIWIGNMKGVYIIHGDSVKYLNSQTGLPSNEVLSIEYDNRNDKMYIGTSNGLSELSLSLFENYKQMSPALHLNNFTAGNLKFTDKNNLEFERDQNNIAVDISAINYSSPSTIKYRYKLNNIITETGNNKINYASLENGDYQLEIFAKTQNSGWSKPYIITFRILPHFYETIWFYALLFALLICFHLMFIYWRIRLNRKKIKKELELAERINELKHQALSAMMNPHFIFNSLNSVQYLINSKRNEEANDYIAVMAKLIRKNLETAGDAFILLSEEISRLKLYLDLEKLRFQDKFIYEIFIGDDIDTNSLMIPNMIIQPFVENSLWHGIINSGIEGLLKISFQFEEVDIDSAIYKSLVIRVTDNGVGINEAKKSKKEDHISKGIQIIEERLRLLSARMEIPKPIMFEDLNSVNSNLHGTEIIISLPPPLYKIS, encoded by the coding sequence ATGAGAAGCTTCATTTATTCACTGATCATAATTTTTATTTTAACCTATCAATTGGTTTATTCTCAAACGCCCCCCTATTATCATTACACCCCTTCAGTAGGACTTGCGTCATCGACAGTTTATGATATCATTCAGGACAGTAATGGTTTTATCTGGATAGCAACATTAAATGGTTTGAACCGCTTTGATGGAAGCAGATTTTTAACTTACCAGAAAACTGATGGACTTAATTCTAATTCAATAACCTCGCTCATGGAAGGAAATAATGGTGAGCTTTATATCGGCAATTATGAAAGCGGAATTAATGTTTTATATAAAGGCAGAATTGAAAGCTATAGAACCAAAGTTAAAGACGCTGAATTCCGGACTACTTATCTGACTGACACGAAGGAACATATTTATGCCTATGGCCCATTTACGAATATTGTAAAAATAGCGAAGAAGGGAATTGCTAAAACTGATGATTTCTTTAATCCCAGGACGCAGGCAGCTAATCCTAATCTCAACAGAATAATTAAAACCGGCGAAGAACAGCTGCTTCTGTTAACATCCAAAGGATTATTCGGGTTTGATGGCAGCACTATTTCAAAATATAATATTCCCGGCTTAGAGGAGAAAAATTTAAATTGCGGGGCGGCTGATAAAGATGGGAATATTCTAATCGGTACCGAGGGAGCGATCTACCGAATCAATGATAAAAAAGTAATCGCTACTTATTCCATTAATCTTTTTTCTGAAAATAATGTTTCCAATTTAATTGTTGATTCACGGGGCGGTATTTGGTTTTCTATTTCAGGAAAAGGATTTTATACTATTCCGGCAGGATCGGATGAAATTATAAATATCGGTTCCAAGCTTGATCTTAAAACCACGCAGATAACCAAATTTATTGAAGATAACGAGGGCAATATATGGATAGCCACGTTCGGCAAAGGAGTGTATTGCCTTACTAATATTTATTTGCTGAATTATTCGGAGGATGATGGGCTCGTAAATAATTATGTTAATTCTGTACTTAAAGTATCATCGGGCAGATTGCTAATCGGCACCATAAACGGAATTAGTATTTTAGAAAACGGTTCAATCAATCAGCTACTGTACAATTCCGGGCGGGCAATCAACGGATACATAAATAATCTTATAAAGAAGGATAACAATATTTATGTTTCACTTACCTCAAATGAGTCAGAATCCATAGAAGTATTTTATAAAGATTTGAAGCTGCAGATTTCAAGGCTTCAATCGATCTGCGAAACCTCCAACGGATTATTTTTGTTCGGAGGCATCGGCAACAATATTGTAGTTCAGAAGGAGTTTAAAAATAATAAGTATCCCGAATGGAATTATCTGTTCGATCTGAAAGCTCAGCTTAATAGAATAAATATTATCAAGGAAGATTCAAAAAAAAATATCTGGGTAGGAACAGGTTTAGGGCTTTGCAGAATCACAGATTGGATTGGAAAAGAAATTGGCGGGTGGAAAAAAACTTATTATATAAATGATCCGGTATTAGGGGCCAAGATTAATTCTGTTTATGAAGATAATGAGGGAAATGTCTGGTTCGCCGGATTAAACGGAGTTGCGCGATATAATTCTATTGACAATTCTATCAAACATTTTATAAACTTCTCAGGGCATGATCTTACTTCTTCAAACTCAATAGCTATGGATAAAAGGGGGAGAATCTGGATCGGAAATATGAAAGGAGTTTATATAATTCATGGAGATTCAGTAAAGTATCTCAATAGTCAAACAGGACTTCCTTCAAATGAGGTACTTTCTATAGAATACGATAACCGGAACGATAAAATGTATATAGGAACGAGCAATGGATTATCTGAACTGAGTTTAAGTTTATTTGAAAATTATAAACAGATGTCCCCAGCACTTCATCTCAATAATTTTACCGCTGGTAATTTAAAGTTCACTGATAAAAATAATCTAGAGTTTGAAAGAGATCAGAATAATATAGCCGTTGATATTTCGGCTATAAACTACTCTTCCCCATCAACAATCAAATACCGATACAAGTTAAATAATATTATTACCGAGACCGGAAATAATAAAATAAATTATGCTTCGTTGGAGAATGGTGATTATCAACTGGAAATTTTTGCCAAAACTCAAAATTCCGGCTGGAGTAAACCTTATATAATTACATTCCGGATTCTTCCTCACTTCTATGAAACTATTTGGTTTTATGCACTGCTGTTTGCGCTTCTGATCTGTTTTCATCTCATGTTTATTTACTGGCGCATCAGATTGAATAGAAAAAAAATTAAGAAAGAACTTGAACTAGCCGAAAGAATTAACGAACTCAAGCACCAAGCGCTTTCGGCAATGATGAATCCCCACTTTATATTCAATTCGCTTAATTCTGTTCAGTATCTGATCAACAGCAAAAGAAATGAGGAAGCGAATGATTATATAGCGGTGATGGCGAAGCTGATAAGGAAAAATCTTGAAACAGCCGGTGATGCTTTTATTCTTTTATCAGAAGAGATTAGCAGACTAAAACTCTATCTTGATTTAGAAAAGCTCCGATTTCAAGATAAATTTATCTATGAGATTTTCATCGGGGATGATATAGATACAAATTCTTTAATGATACCCAATATGATAATCCAGCCCTTTGTTGAAAACTCTCTTTGGCATGGGATAATAAATTCGGGTATTGAGGGATTATTGAAAATCTCTTTTCAATTTGAGGAAGTGGATATTGATTCAGCTATATATAAATCACTTGTAATAAGAGTAACAGACAATGGAGTGGGGATAAATGAAGCTAAAAAGAGCAAGAAGGAAGATCATATTTCAAAAGGAATACAGATTATCGAAGAGCGTTTAAGGCTGCTGAGCGCTAGAATGGAAATTCCAAAGCCAATAATGTTTGAGGATTTAAACTCTGTGAACAGTAATTTACATGGAACAGAAATAATCATTTCTCTTCCTCCACCTCTTTATAAAATAAGTTAG